In the Campylobacter sputorum subsp. sputorum genome, AACTTATATTTGCGAATAGAAAATTGCAGTATTAACAAAAAAGAGTATTTTTTACTCATTCTAGTAAAAATAGCTCCGCGATTAAACAAAAAATCTCTATTATAACCATTAAACCAAGTTGATGGGCGAAAATCTGTTTTTATTCCTAAAACTTCATCACTTCCATATATATTAGCTTTTTTATCTAAACATTCAAATAAAAGTATATTTTCCTCTCCACTTCCAAATCTGCTTCCGCTTCCAAATCTTTCATCAAATTTAATATTATTGTTCATTAAAAAATTAGTTTTAAAAGTTATTTGTGGAGTAAAAATTTTAAATGAATTAAGATAGTTTAATTTTCCGTTTAATTTTTTTAATAAATTACCTCTTTTTACGCTAAAACAAATACCGTCCAAATATTTAAATTTTGTATAAGCATTAACTATTTTCTGCTTATAGTTATCACAAAAAACAAAGTTATCATCTGCAAAATAAACTATATCAGAATCTTTAATATATTCAAAACCCAAATTTCTACTTTTGCTAAGACCTTTTTTATTAACAGAAATAATTTTTATGTTAAAATCATCAAATTTATATTTTTCCTTTTTATCATAATTTGTTTGATTTATAATAATGCAATCAGTTTGTAAATTCATTCTCTTTACTAATTCTTTGTAATCTTTTAAATTAATTGTAGAAATCACAACAATGATTTTAAAATGCATATTTTTACCCCACTTTTTCATAAATTTTATAATTATTTAAAATACTTCATAATTTGAATGTATTTTTAACATTATAAATTGTAACAATTATAAAAACATTGTAATTGTTCATTTTATCAACTCCAAATATAAATCTTGCAATCTTTTAGACTCAATGTCTATATCAAAACCTTGCTGCTTTATCTTTTCAACCGAATTCTCATATCTTTTAAATTTAGTTGTTTTATATGAAAATAATATTTTTTTAGCCCAAAATTTAGAATCGTAATTAAGCGATACAAACTCAAAACTATCTAAAATTTTAACCTCTCGTGAAACTTTATCACTTACAAAGCATTTTAAACCGTTTGTTTGAGCCTCTACTAAGACAACTGGAAAACCCTCAAAAAAGCTTGTAAGTAAAAAACAATCCATCGCACTATAATAAATTTCTGGATTTACAACATTTCCTACAAAACTTATATTCTGTATTAAATTTAACTCTTTTGCTTGTTTTTCTAAATCTTGTCTTAAAATTCCATCTCCTACTAAAAGCAAATGCGAATTTTGAATATAGTGATTTATACAATTAAAGACTTGAAGAAGAAATTTATGATTTTTTTGCTCTTCAAATCTAGCTACACATCCAAATACAATCATGCCGTCTAAATTTAGTTTTTTACTAATTTCATATTTTTCTTTGGCATTAAAAATAAATTTATTTATATTTATGGCGTTTTTTACATAAGTAAAGTCCTTATTTGCAAACATATCTCTGCCAGCTGCTTTACCACATGCTATATAAGTAGTTGCAAGATGATTAGTGGTATATATATTTATTTTATTTTTTATTGTTTTATATTTATTTTCCATGAAAAGATGTGAATGAATTACTCTAACTTTTACACGACACAAAAAAGCAGCTAAAAATATAAATAAATTTGAAACATTAGAGTGAATAATATCTATATTAAGTCTTTTAAAAATTTCTATAAATGTAAAAAATGTCTTGATTTTATTTTTAAACACATCAACTACAATTATCTCTATACCATTTTTATCTAGCCACCCATAAGGTATATCCTTGGAGTTACTTGATGTTAAAAAAGTGATACTAAATTTAGTTTTATCAAATCTTTCATAATAATTCATCATAACACTTTCTACTCCTCCTGTATTCATAAGACCTATAACGCATAAAATATTGATTTTTTTCATAAAACTCTCTTTTTATTTTTTAGTATATCTTTATAAACATAAGCATAAAAAAGCACTAAGAAAAAGAAATTTATAGCTATAAAAACTAAATTTGAAACATAGCACGCATAAGAAGTAATTATAAATATTAAAATATATAAAATGTTTATAAATCTTATTTTTATTATAAATTCTTTTTTAATCAAAATTATAAGCATTGCACAAGCAACTATATATTCTAAAATAAATGCAAAAATAATAGCAAAAATGCCTATTTTTTCTACCATAAAAGTCACAAAAATTATATTTATAAATAAATAAATAAAGCTTATTTTAGGTAGATATTTATTATAATTAATCTTATTTATAATATTTGATATAAACTCATAAACCCCAACACAAATACAAACCATCAAACAAGCTGGGATATAGATAAAAGCCTCATAATAGCTACTATTTACTATAAATGGAAATATAATTTTAATTGCAATTATTAAAAAACTAGAACCAAATAATAAAAATTTAATATACTCATTAATAGCTTTTGTATAATACTTGCCCATTAAATTTTGATCTAAAATTTTTGAGAAATTTACTTCTTGCCAAGCCATTTTAAAACAATTTATCAAAAGCATTAAAAGCATAGAAAATTTTAAAGCAATAGCATAATATCCATTTTCTGTTAGGCCTATACTTTTATAAATACAAAATTTACCATAAAACTCAGCAAACCAGTAGCTAAATGCAAGAGAAATCAAAGGAATAGAGTAATAAAACATCGGTTTTACAAAGGTAAAATCCCCAAAACCAATCCTTAACTTTAAAAAAACTTTTACATTTATTTCCATCATTAAAATAGCAAAAATAATACTTATGATAGAAGCGTATATTAAAGAAATATAGCCTAATTTAAAATGTATTAAAAAAATTAAATTTAAAATAACCCCAATTATAGTAGACAATACTCCGCTAAATACAAATATGTAATTTAATCCATAAGCTCTACAAATATAACTATATATAGTATGAATATACATTATAATCCCTAATATAATGAGCGAATTCATAAATTTAACATTTAAAATATTTAAAAACATATAAAAGCTAAATATATAAAAAATTAAACAAATCAAAAAAACAATAAACCCAGCAAATAAAACTTTTTCTTTGTAATTTTTTATATTTTTATAGCTATCATCAAGCAAAAATTTCATAACTGCTATATAAATATCTATAAAACATATACCTATAAAAAGATTTACATAAACCAAGCTTAAATCATACTCACCGTAATCACTAGGACTTAGATATTTAGTATACAAAGGAAGCATAAAAAAAGCTATGAGTTTATTTAAAATACTTCCAAAAAAATAAATCGAACTTGATTTTATAAATTTTGTTAAATCTGACAATACTCCATCTTTCTTATTTGAACTATATCAAAAACCTAATTTCCTCTATACAATAAACATAGTAAAAATCCAAAATTAATTCAAACAGTTATACAAAAATTATCTTATTTTATGTCTTTAATATGAGAAATTTCATATAAACTTTATTGTATTAGATATAACATTAAAAAAATAAATAATACAATCAACTAGATATAAGATATATAAAATAAATTATAAATTACCATATATTTTACTACAAAATATCTAGTTAAATTTTCTATTATTAAACACTAAAATATAATTTTTCCTCTTTTACCCCCCCCCCGTAAGATAAATCTAAAACATTTTTTAAAGTATTTATTGTATATGGCGAAGTTATAAAAAAATCGCCTATTTGCAAATCACGATTTATCTGATTTCTATTGCCTATGAAAAATACAATGACAAAATTCTTTTTCTTTTTATTTTCTTGCAAACTTTGATACATTTCATCGCTAATGCCGTTATAATCATCAATATAAATAAAAACTATAGCAGGTAAATATATCCTACTTTTTATATGTTCGTTTAAAATTTCCCAATTCTCACAAGGCTTAATATCCATATGAAATTTTTCTACTTGTTTTATGATAATATTTTTTAATGTTAAATTATTACATAACAATACAGAGCTTAAATTTTTAAATTTATCACTATAAGTTTTATTTGTATCATCATCGTTATATCCTAGTTTTAAAAACCCATTAAAACATATACTAAAATTATTTACATTTTCACATTTAACACTCCAGCCTAGCTGATCTATATATTTATTCATTTCATAAATAAATTTAAATCTACCAATGTTTAGCATATTTTTTTTGTGAATAATAAATTTTAATTTTTCATACAAATCAATATCTAAAATAGAATTTGAAGATATCTTTAACTCAAAATTTACAGCACTAGCTCCTTGACTTATAGGAAAAAACTCTACAATTATTGTATTTTCTTTAAATTCTTGTAAAAAAACTTTATACAAGATACAAGAGATTGTATAAAACATTGTGAATTAACATTGTATTTTTTATCAAGACTATCATCAAAATCAAAGATTACAACAGATCTGTTTTTAAAAGAACAATCAAAAATAGCCCTAGAAGCGTGACTTAATCTTGAGAATATATTTATGTTTGATACTGTTTTATTTATGGCATATTTTCTTTGTTGAAAATTTAAATTAAAAATATTTTCATTATTAGATGCTAAAAAATTCTCATTTTTTATGCTGGAATTTGTTTTATTTTCTGCTTTAATATCATTTATTTTTTTAAATTCATTTTTTAAAAATTTAACCATAAATACAAGGACAATGAAGCAAAATGTCATAAAAACTAGATAAAAAATATCTATATAATTATCTACAATTTGCAAAGATACATTTTCTTCGCTAAAAAGCATAACAAAACTTGTAAATAATACAAACACATAACGCATCTTACTTGCTCCTATAAAACTAACATACAATCACCATAAGAATAAAATCTATAGTTATTTTTTATGGCTATATCATAAATTTCCATAGTTTTTTCAAACCCTATAAAACTACAAACCAGCATTATAAGAGTTGATTTTGGAAGGTGGAAATTTGTAAGAAGATAATCTTGTCTAATTGGTTTATTAAAAGGATTTAAAAATAACTCACAAACCCCACTACTCCTACCATTTCTAGCAAAATCCTCAATCACCCTAGTAACAGTTGTTCCAATGCCTAAAATTTTATCCGTTGAGTTTATCAAATTTATAGTATTTTGCGGAAGATGATACCACTCTTCGTGCATTTTATGTTTTGTTATATCCTCGCTTTCTATACCCTTAAAAGTTCCTGCTCCAACATGTAAAGTAAGTGTGTAAATATCGTAGTTTATTTTAAGCTTATCAACAAGCTCACTACTAAAATGCAAAGATGCAGTTGGAGCCGCAACAGCACCTTGGTATTTTGCAAAAATACTTTGATACCAAATTTCGTCATTTTTATTATCATCTCTTTTGATGTATGGAGGGATAGGCACATGCCCTATACAATCCATCTCATTAAAAACTTCAGTTGTATTTAATTTTTTATC is a window encoding:
- a CDS encoding glycosyltransferase family 2 protein, translated to MKKWGKNMHFKIIVVISTINLKDYKELVKRMNLQTDCIIINQTNYDKKEKYKFDDFNIKIISVNKKGLSKSRNLGFEYIKDSDIVYFADDNFVFCDNYKQKIVNAYTKFKYLDGICFSVKRGNLLKKLNGKLNYLNSFKIFTPQITFKTNFLMNNNIKFDERFGSGSRFGSGEENILLFECLDKKANIYGSDEVLGIKTDFRPSTWFNGYNRDFLFNRGAIFTRMSKKYSFLLILQFSIRKYKLYSKENIGFFEALKHMLKGRKYFLELDSE
- the queA gene encoding tRNA preQ1(34) S-adenosylmethionine ribosyltransferase-isomerase QueA, with translation MIDLLKTSSYDYFLPQEFIAKEPVLPRENAKMLVYDRKKDTILHKHVKDLPEILPECSIVFNDTKVVKARAYGVKSSGGKVEILLNAPLINGNFGAYIKGRVKVGSEIALSDSFKFIVKSLFDDGLREVEFYLKDKKLNTTEVFNEMDCIGHVPIPPYIKRDDNKNDEIWYQSIFAKYQGAVAAPTASLHFSSELVDKLKINYDIYTLTLHVGAGTFKGIESEDITKHKMHEEWYHLPQNTINLINSTDKILGIGTTVTRVIEDFARNGRSSGVCELFLNPFNKPIRQDYLLTNFHLPKSTLIMLVCSFIGFEKTMEIYDIAIKNNYRFYSYGDCMLVL
- a CDS encoding glycosyltransferase, yielding MKKINILCVIGLMNTGGVESVMMNYYERFDKTKFSITFLTSSNSKDIPYGWLDKNGIEIIVVDVFKNKIKTFFTFIEIFKRLNIDIIHSNVSNLFIFLAAFLCRVKVRVIHSHLFMENKYKTIKNKINIYTTNHLATTYIACGKAAGRDMFANKDFTYVKNAININKFIFNAKEKYEISKKLNLDGMIVFGCVARFEEQKNHKFLLQVFNCINHYIQNSHLLLVGDGILRQDLEKQAKELNLIQNISFVGNVVNPEIYYSAMDCFLLTSFFEGFPVVLVEAQTNGLKCFVSDKVSREVKILDSFEFVSLNYDSKFWAKKILFSYKTTKFKRYENSVEKIKQQGFDIDIESKRLQDLYLELIK
- a CDS encoding lipopolysaccharide biosynthesis protein, yielding MSDLTKFIKSSSIYFFGSILNKLIAFFMLPLYTKYLSPSDYGEYDLSLVYVNLFIGICFIDIYIAVMKFLLDDSYKNIKNYKEKVLFAGFIVFLICLIFYIFSFYMFLNILNVKFMNSLIILGIIMYIHTIYSYICRAYGLNYIFVFSGVLSTIIGVILNLIFLIHFKLGYISLIYASIISIIFAILMMEINVKVFLKLRIGFGDFTFVKPMFYYSIPLISLAFSYWFAEFYGKFCIYKSIGLTENGYYAIALKFSMLLMLLINCFKMAWQEVNFSKILDQNLMGKYYTKAINEYIKFLLFGSSFLIIAIKIIFPFIVNSSYYEAFIYIPACLMVCICVGVYEFISNIINKINYNKYLPKISFIYLFINIIFVTFMVEKIGIFAIIFAFILEYIVACAMLIILIKKEFIIKIRFINILYILIFIITSYACYVSNLVFIAINFFFLVLFYAYVYKDILKNKKRVL